One segment of Calliopsis andreniformis isolate RMS-2024a chromosome 1, iyCalAndr_principal, whole genome shotgun sequence DNA contains the following:
- the LOC143179501 gene encoding myelin regulatory factor isoform X3: MDVIGDGDEQTLQAILGRGDFVGGIDNEALDFSQLEDFINSDSEQPATYFADTLAHNENGGGTTTHGGRVEATVNQQPPSRLPSPITQNHPVSSTCTSGTTTVPNGTTYKDPQSYVHPHALPESPPDSGSEPPYSPPGHNDTQHVHSPHQKVALQEMLLHHQGNQANYAPNLLPSSPRTLTSTTDPMLLTHSVLTSHLTPGTPSIQSQQQMGQTLVPLPHEHSPGNINTLYSSLQSAPKKRKLSQDGLVHVKQEPELGTVEHSCSSSSAVLDGDEVADNSYVDASYQCIRFHPFQQTSWHVLCDHNLKELPVPHYRVDADKGFNFSNSDDAFVCQKKNHFQITCHAQLQGEAIFVRTGEGLKKISSFQLHFYGVKVESPTQTIRVEQSQSDRSKKPFHPVTVELGGERVTKVTVGRLHFSETTSNNMRKKGKPNPDQRYFHLVVGLHAHTADQASYQVVAHASERIIVRASNPGQFESEGSGVGAEGGWQRGAAPDSVYHAGRVGINTDRPDEALVVHGNMKVTGHIVQPSDARAKQNVQEVDTREQLRNVQQLRVVRYRYAPEFAQHSGLGIKHQEDTGVIAQEVQQILPEAVLPAGDIVLPNGQRIENFLVVNKERIFMENVGAVKELCKVTDSLETRIDQLERINKRLAKLKRGDSLKSSISTISSISSNKYSSSINNKTTVQGKAKKSDREDELLCSNKFIQIIIVILILIMAFCLVAMATLYFLEYQKRSSLEWSAVASNGMLAIRPAHPAIVSSTPNYDPRYNSLLDSTLSSYTKHGSHSRASDGSLSIRSNAFSTQAPHTKQQLYSREITWYPISHSGPQPKLEKNSEFPGNWLSKSGVGAVPSNVDENDQGSDVDSSSLNKGPTPLGRPVNCPRHFSEFENQCQVYCCTTKIHQFEDPQPDHPPEKKSISDHIEQPLNVHEEKRKISKGFQNGISPSDPSTQTLVKENNYKYLHKRTRRETSGGDWGEVASNAAGSLPPEPKPQLWVVAESFNTSLDQKYCSASSQDTSNNITCIIPLSKYMPDTHLTLHFVGMPWYWQVVQQCSSTTSPSVDESVTCGRKYALQQQAQFIENNNQPGDQSFTLDVAHYLRKTLRFRVPTVQPQENICKNKHGVDYSEYTLHFYRDCDE, from the exons GTCGGGGCGATTTCGTCGGAGGCATAGACAACGAGGCCCTGGATTTTTCTCAATTGGAAGATTTTATTAATAGCGACAGTGAACAGCCGGCAAC ATATTTCGCGGATACTCTTGCCCACAATGAAAATgggggtggaacaacgacccatgGCGGCCGAGTCGAGGCGACGGTTAATCAGCAACCACCGTCTCGACTACCCTCGCCGATCACACAAAATCATCCAGTCTCGAGTACGTGCACATCCGGTACCACAACCGTACCAAATGGCACTACTTACAAGGATCCACAGTCGTACGTTCACCC ACACGCGCTACCAGAAAGTCCCCCAGACAGTGGTAGCGAGCCCCCATACTCGCCTCCTGGTCACAACGATACTCAACACGTGCACTCACCGC ATCAAAAGGTAGCACTCCAGGAAATGCTTCTCCATCACCAAGGCAATCAAGCGAACTACGCACCAAATTTATTACCGTCCTCGCCGAGGACTTTAACCTCGACCACGGACCCAATGTTACTGACTCATTCGGTATTAACTTCTCATCTTACGCCAGGAACACCCAGCATCCAGTCGCAACAGCAGATGGGCCAGACCTTGGTGCCCCTGCCGCACGAACATAGTCCTGGTAACATCAATACTTTGTACTCCTCGCTCCAATCAGCACCCAAGAAGAGAAAATTAAGTCAGGATGGACTTGTACACGTGAAGCAG GAACCGGAACTGGGCACAGTGGAGCACagctgcagcagcagcagcgcCGTCCTCGATGGCGACGAGGTGGCAGATAACAGCTACGTTGACGCCAGTTACCAGTGCATCCGATTCCACCCCTTCCAGCAGACCTCCTGGCACGTCCTATGCGACCACAACCTGAAGGAGCTTCCCGTGCCTCACTACCGCGTGGACGCAGACAAGGGGTTCAACTTCAGCAACTCGGACGACGCGTTCGTCTGCCAGAAGAAGAACCATTTTCAG ATCACTTGCCACGCACAGCTCCAAGGCGAGGCTATATTCGTCCGAACCGGTGAGGGTTTGAAAAAGATAAGTAGCTTCCAGTTACACTTTTATGGCGTCAAAGTTGAGTCCCCGACGCAGACGATCAGAGTGGAGCAGAGCCAAAGCGACAGAAGCAAGAAACCTTTTCATCCTGTGAC GGTGGAACTCGGCGGTGAACGAGTTACGAAGGTAACCGTTGGCCGTCTACACTTCAGCGAAACGACCAGCAACAACATGAGGAAGAAAGGGAAACCGAACCCGGATCAGAGATATTTTCATTTGGTCGTCGGCCTGCACGCTCACACTGCGGACCAGGCGAGCTACCAGGTCGTGGCTCACGCATCGGAGAGAATAATTGTTAGG GCAAGTAATCCAGGGCAATTTGAATCAGAAGGTAGTGGGGTAGGTGCTGAAGGGGGTTGGCAAAGGGGAGCGGCTCCAGACAGTGTTTATCATGCTGGTCGAGTTGGTATTAACACAGACAGGCCAGACGAAGCTCTGGTGGTCCATGGCAACATGAAG GTGACTGGACACATTGTCCAACCCAGTGACGCACGGGCAAAGCAGAACGTGCAGGAGGTGGACACGCGTGAACAGTTGCGTAACGTGCAGCAGTTGAGGGTAGTTCGCTATAGATATGCCCCAGAATTTGCACAGCATTCTGGCTTAGGGATCAAACATCAGGAAGACACTGGAGTGATAGCGCAAGAAGTTCAGCAGATCCTACCAGAAGCTGTGCTACCAGCGGGTGACATAGTTCTTCCAAATGGTCAAAGGATTGAGAACTTTTTAGTGGTGAATAAGGAAAGGATATTTATGGAGAATGTCGGTGCTGTAAAGGAACTATGTAAA GTAACAGATAGTTTGGAGACTCGAATAGACCAACTGGAGAGAATAAACAAACGGTTAGCGAAGTTGAAGAGAGGCGACAGTCTCAAGAGTTCCATTAGTACAATATCTAGTATATCAAGTAACAAATACTCATCCTCTATCAATAATAAGACCACTGTACAGGGAAAAGCGAAGAAGAGCGATCGAGAAGACGAGCTTCTGTGCAGCAACAAATTTATTCAGATTATCATCGTTATACTTATCCTCATCATGGCCTTTTG CTTAGTCGCAATGGCAACTTTATATTTCTTAGAGTATCAAAAGCGTAGTAGTCTCGAGTGGTCGGCAGTAGCCAGCAATGGAATGTTGGCTATTAGACCAGCCCATCCAGCGATAGTATCGAGTACTCCTAATTACGATCCTCGATACAATTCGTTATTGGACAGCACACTGTCGTCGTATACCAAACATGGATCGCACAGTAGAGCTTCAGATGGTAGTTTGTCCATTAGAAGTAACGCATTTTCCACACAAGCGCCACATACGAAACAACAACTTTATTCACGAGAAATAACTTGGTATCCTATAAGTCATTCAGGTCCGCAACCAAAACTTGAAAAAAATAG CGAATTCCCTGGAAATTGGTTGAGCAAAAGTGGCGTAGGCGCTGTTCCCAGTAATGTGGATGAAAATGATCAAGGGTCAGATGTCGATTCTTCGTCTCTGAATAAGGGTCCAACTCCTTTGGGTAGACCAGTGAACTGTCCCAGACATTTTAGTGAATTTGAAAATCAGTGTCAG GTATATTGTTGCACAACTAAAATCCATCAATTTGAAGATCCCCAGCCTGATCACCCTCCAGAAAAGAAATCAATTT CAGATCATATAGAACAACCACTGAACGTGCACGAAGAGAAACGCAAAATAAGCAAAGGTTTTCAGAATGGTATCAGTCCATCCGATCCGAGCACGCAAACACTTGTCAAAGAG AATAATTACAAGTATTTACATAAGAGAACAAGAAGGGAAACTAGTGGTGGGGACTGGGGAGAAGTCGCCAGTAATGCAGCGGGATCATTACCACCAGAACCTAAGCCCCAGCTGTGGGTAGTTGCAGAAAGTTTTAACACTTCCCTTGATCAAAAGTATTGCTCTGCATCTTCGCAGGATACATCGAACAACATTACTTGTATTATACCTTTATCCAAATACATGCCAGATACTCACCTCACCTTACATTTTGT TGGAATGCCTTGGTACTGGCAAGTAGTACAGCAGTGCTCTTCGACGACAAGCCCCAGCGTCGATGAATCTGTGACATGTGGTCGGAAATACGCATTGCAACAGCAAGCTCAATTTATCGAAAACAACAATCAGCCAGGAGACCAATCGTTTACCCTTGATGTTGCTCATTATCTCAGGAAAACATTGAGGTTTCGTGTGCCCACTGTACAACCACAGGAG AATATTTGCAAGAACAAACATGGCGTCGATTATTCAGAATATACATTGCATTTTTATCGAGATTGCGACGAATGA
- the LOC143179501 gene encoding myelin regulatory factor isoform X2 — protein MDVIGDGDEQTLQAILGRGDFVGGIDNEALDFSQLEDFINSDSEQPATYFADTLAHNENGGGTTTHGGRVEATVNQQPPSRLPSPITQNHPVSSTCTSGTTTVPNGTTYKDPQSYVHPHALPESPPDSGSEPPYSPPGHNDTQHVHSPHQKVALQEMLLHHQGNQANYAPNLLPSSPRTLTSTTDPMLLTHSVLTSHLTPGTPSIQSQQQMGQTLVPLPHEHSPGNINTLYSSLQSAPKKRKLSQDGLVHVKQVQREPELGTVEHSCSSSSAVLDGDEVADNSYVDASYQCIRFHPFQQTSWHVLCDHNLKELPVPHYRVDADKGFNFSNSDDAFVCQKKNHFQITCHAQLQGEAIFVRTGEGLKKISSFQLHFYGVKVESPTQTIRVEQSQSDRSKKPFHPVTVELGGERVTKVTVGRLHFSETTSNNMRKKGKPNPDQRYFHLVVGLHAHTADQASYQVVAHASERIIVRASNPGQFESEGSGVGAEGGWQRGAAPDSVYHAGRVGINTDRPDEALVVHGNMKVTGHIVQPSDARAKQNVQEVDTREQLRNVQQLRVVRYRYAPEFAQHSGLGIKHQEDTGVIAQEVQQILPEAVLPAGDIVLPNGQRIENFLVVNKERIFMENVGAVKELCKVTDSLETRIDQLERINKRLAKLKRGDSLKSSISTISSISSNKYSSSINNKTTVQGKAKKSDREDELLCSNKFIQIIIVILILIMAFCLVAMATLYFLEYQKRSSLEWSAVASNGMLAIRPAHPAIVSSTPNYDPRYNSLLDSTLSSYTKHGSHSRASDGSLSIRSNAFSTQAPHTKQQLYSREITWYPISHSGPQPKLEKNSEFPGNWLSKSGVGAVPSNVDENDQGSDVDSSSLNKGPTPLGRPVNCPRHFSEFENQCQVYCCTTKIHQFEDPQPDHPPEKKSIYHIEQPLNVHEEKRKISKGFQNGISPSDPSTQTLVKENNYKYLHKRTRRETSGGDWGEVASNAAGSLPPEPKPQLWVVAESFNTSLDQKYCSASSQDTSNNITCIIPLSKYMPDTHLTLHFVGMPWYWQVVQQCSSTTSPSVDESVTCGRKYALQQQAQFIENNNQPGDQSFTLDVAHYLRKTLRFRVPTVQPQENICKNKHGVDYSEYTLHFYRDCDE, from the exons GTCGGGGCGATTTCGTCGGAGGCATAGACAACGAGGCCCTGGATTTTTCTCAATTGGAAGATTTTATTAATAGCGACAGTGAACAGCCGGCAAC ATATTTCGCGGATACTCTTGCCCACAATGAAAATgggggtggaacaacgacccatgGCGGCCGAGTCGAGGCGACGGTTAATCAGCAACCACCGTCTCGACTACCCTCGCCGATCACACAAAATCATCCAGTCTCGAGTACGTGCACATCCGGTACCACAACCGTACCAAATGGCACTACTTACAAGGATCCACAGTCGTACGTTCACCC ACACGCGCTACCAGAAAGTCCCCCAGACAGTGGTAGCGAGCCCCCATACTCGCCTCCTGGTCACAACGATACTCAACACGTGCACTCACCGC ATCAAAAGGTAGCACTCCAGGAAATGCTTCTCCATCACCAAGGCAATCAAGCGAACTACGCACCAAATTTATTACCGTCCTCGCCGAGGACTTTAACCTCGACCACGGACCCAATGTTACTGACTCATTCGGTATTAACTTCTCATCTTACGCCAGGAACACCCAGCATCCAGTCGCAACAGCAGATGGGCCAGACCTTGGTGCCCCTGCCGCACGAACATAGTCCTGGTAACATCAATACTTTGTACTCCTCGCTCCAATCAGCACCCAAGAAGAGAAAATTAAGTCAGGATGGACTTGTACACGTGAAGCAGGTGCAGCGA GAACCGGAACTGGGCACAGTGGAGCACagctgcagcagcagcagcgcCGTCCTCGATGGCGACGAGGTGGCAGATAACAGCTACGTTGACGCCAGTTACCAGTGCATCCGATTCCACCCCTTCCAGCAGACCTCCTGGCACGTCCTATGCGACCACAACCTGAAGGAGCTTCCCGTGCCTCACTACCGCGTGGACGCAGACAAGGGGTTCAACTTCAGCAACTCGGACGACGCGTTCGTCTGCCAGAAGAAGAACCATTTTCAG ATCACTTGCCACGCACAGCTCCAAGGCGAGGCTATATTCGTCCGAACCGGTGAGGGTTTGAAAAAGATAAGTAGCTTCCAGTTACACTTTTATGGCGTCAAAGTTGAGTCCCCGACGCAGACGATCAGAGTGGAGCAGAGCCAAAGCGACAGAAGCAAGAAACCTTTTCATCCTGTGAC GGTGGAACTCGGCGGTGAACGAGTTACGAAGGTAACCGTTGGCCGTCTACACTTCAGCGAAACGACCAGCAACAACATGAGGAAGAAAGGGAAACCGAACCCGGATCAGAGATATTTTCATTTGGTCGTCGGCCTGCACGCTCACACTGCGGACCAGGCGAGCTACCAGGTCGTGGCTCACGCATCGGAGAGAATAATTGTTAGG GCAAGTAATCCAGGGCAATTTGAATCAGAAGGTAGTGGGGTAGGTGCTGAAGGGGGTTGGCAAAGGGGAGCGGCTCCAGACAGTGTTTATCATGCTGGTCGAGTTGGTATTAACACAGACAGGCCAGACGAAGCTCTGGTGGTCCATGGCAACATGAAG GTGACTGGACACATTGTCCAACCCAGTGACGCACGGGCAAAGCAGAACGTGCAGGAGGTGGACACGCGTGAACAGTTGCGTAACGTGCAGCAGTTGAGGGTAGTTCGCTATAGATATGCCCCAGAATTTGCACAGCATTCTGGCTTAGGGATCAAACATCAGGAAGACACTGGAGTGATAGCGCAAGAAGTTCAGCAGATCCTACCAGAAGCTGTGCTACCAGCGGGTGACATAGTTCTTCCAAATGGTCAAAGGATTGAGAACTTTTTAGTGGTGAATAAGGAAAGGATATTTATGGAGAATGTCGGTGCTGTAAAGGAACTATGTAAA GTAACAGATAGTTTGGAGACTCGAATAGACCAACTGGAGAGAATAAACAAACGGTTAGCGAAGTTGAAGAGAGGCGACAGTCTCAAGAGTTCCATTAGTACAATATCTAGTATATCAAGTAACAAATACTCATCCTCTATCAATAATAAGACCACTGTACAGGGAAAAGCGAAGAAGAGCGATCGAGAAGACGAGCTTCTGTGCAGCAACAAATTTATTCAGATTATCATCGTTATACTTATCCTCATCATGGCCTTTTG CTTAGTCGCAATGGCAACTTTATATTTCTTAGAGTATCAAAAGCGTAGTAGTCTCGAGTGGTCGGCAGTAGCCAGCAATGGAATGTTGGCTATTAGACCAGCCCATCCAGCGATAGTATCGAGTACTCCTAATTACGATCCTCGATACAATTCGTTATTGGACAGCACACTGTCGTCGTATACCAAACATGGATCGCACAGTAGAGCTTCAGATGGTAGTTTGTCCATTAGAAGTAACGCATTTTCCACACAAGCGCCACATACGAAACAACAACTTTATTCACGAGAAATAACTTGGTATCCTATAAGTCATTCAGGTCCGCAACCAAAACTTGAAAAAAATAG CGAATTCCCTGGAAATTGGTTGAGCAAAAGTGGCGTAGGCGCTGTTCCCAGTAATGTGGATGAAAATGATCAAGGGTCAGATGTCGATTCTTCGTCTCTGAATAAGGGTCCAACTCCTTTGGGTAGACCAGTGAACTGTCCCAGACATTTTAGTGAATTTGAAAATCAGTGTCAG GTATATTGTTGCACAACTAAAATCCATCAATTTGAAGATCCCCAGCCTGATCACCCTCCAGAAAAGAAATCAATTT ATCATATAGAACAACCACTGAACGTGCACGAAGAGAAACGCAAAATAAGCAAAGGTTTTCAGAATGGTATCAGTCCATCCGATCCGAGCACGCAAACACTTGTCAAAGAG AATAATTACAAGTATTTACATAAGAGAACAAGAAGGGAAACTAGTGGTGGGGACTGGGGAGAAGTCGCCAGTAATGCAGCGGGATCATTACCACCAGAACCTAAGCCCCAGCTGTGGGTAGTTGCAGAAAGTTTTAACACTTCCCTTGATCAAAAGTATTGCTCTGCATCTTCGCAGGATACATCGAACAACATTACTTGTATTATACCTTTATCCAAATACATGCCAGATACTCACCTCACCTTACATTTTGT TGGAATGCCTTGGTACTGGCAAGTAGTACAGCAGTGCTCTTCGACGACAAGCCCCAGCGTCGATGAATCTGTGACATGTGGTCGGAAATACGCATTGCAACAGCAAGCTCAATTTATCGAAAACAACAATCAGCCAGGAGACCAATCGTTTACCCTTGATGTTGCTCATTATCTCAGGAAAACATTGAGGTTTCGTGTGCCCACTGTACAACCACAGGAG AATATTTGCAAGAACAAACATGGCGTCGATTATTCAGAATATACATTGCATTTTTATCGAGATTGCGACGAATGA
- the LOC143179501 gene encoding myelin regulatory factor isoform X1, which translates to MDVIGDGDEQTLQAILGRGDFVGGIDNEALDFSQLEDFINSDSEQPATYFADTLAHNENGGGTTTHGGRVEATVNQQPPSRLPSPITQNHPVSSTCTSGTTTVPNGTTYKDPQSYVHPHALPESPPDSGSEPPYSPPGHNDTQHVHSPHQKVALQEMLLHHQGNQANYAPNLLPSSPRTLTSTTDPMLLTHSVLTSHLTPGTPSIQSQQQMGQTLVPLPHEHSPGNINTLYSSLQSAPKKRKLSQDGLVHVKQVQREPELGTVEHSCSSSSAVLDGDEVADNSYVDASYQCIRFHPFQQTSWHVLCDHNLKELPVPHYRVDADKGFNFSNSDDAFVCQKKNHFQITCHAQLQGEAIFVRTGEGLKKISSFQLHFYGVKVESPTQTIRVEQSQSDRSKKPFHPVTVELGGERVTKVTVGRLHFSETTSNNMRKKGKPNPDQRYFHLVVGLHAHTADQASYQVVAHASERIIVRASNPGQFESEGSGVGAEGGWQRGAAPDSVYHAGRVGINTDRPDEALVVHGNMKVTGHIVQPSDARAKQNVQEVDTREQLRNVQQLRVVRYRYAPEFAQHSGLGIKHQEDTGVIAQEVQQILPEAVLPAGDIVLPNGQRIENFLVVNKERIFMENVGAVKELCKVTDSLETRIDQLERINKRLAKLKRGDSLKSSISTISSISSNKYSSSINNKTTVQGKAKKSDREDELLCSNKFIQIIIVILILIMAFCLVAMATLYFLEYQKRSSLEWSAVASNGMLAIRPAHPAIVSSTPNYDPRYNSLLDSTLSSYTKHGSHSRASDGSLSIRSNAFSTQAPHTKQQLYSREITWYPISHSGPQPKLEKNSEFPGNWLSKSGVGAVPSNVDENDQGSDVDSSSLNKGPTPLGRPVNCPRHFSEFENQCQVYCCTTKIHQFEDPQPDHPPEKKSISDHIEQPLNVHEEKRKISKGFQNGISPSDPSTQTLVKENNYKYLHKRTRRETSGGDWGEVASNAAGSLPPEPKPQLWVVAESFNTSLDQKYCSASSQDTSNNITCIIPLSKYMPDTHLTLHFVGMPWYWQVVQQCSSTTSPSVDESVTCGRKYALQQQAQFIENNNQPGDQSFTLDVAHYLRKTLRFRVPTVQPQENICKNKHGVDYSEYTLHFYRDCDE; encoded by the exons GTCGGGGCGATTTCGTCGGAGGCATAGACAACGAGGCCCTGGATTTTTCTCAATTGGAAGATTTTATTAATAGCGACAGTGAACAGCCGGCAAC ATATTTCGCGGATACTCTTGCCCACAATGAAAATgggggtggaacaacgacccatgGCGGCCGAGTCGAGGCGACGGTTAATCAGCAACCACCGTCTCGACTACCCTCGCCGATCACACAAAATCATCCAGTCTCGAGTACGTGCACATCCGGTACCACAACCGTACCAAATGGCACTACTTACAAGGATCCACAGTCGTACGTTCACCC ACACGCGCTACCAGAAAGTCCCCCAGACAGTGGTAGCGAGCCCCCATACTCGCCTCCTGGTCACAACGATACTCAACACGTGCACTCACCGC ATCAAAAGGTAGCACTCCAGGAAATGCTTCTCCATCACCAAGGCAATCAAGCGAACTACGCACCAAATTTATTACCGTCCTCGCCGAGGACTTTAACCTCGACCACGGACCCAATGTTACTGACTCATTCGGTATTAACTTCTCATCTTACGCCAGGAACACCCAGCATCCAGTCGCAACAGCAGATGGGCCAGACCTTGGTGCCCCTGCCGCACGAACATAGTCCTGGTAACATCAATACTTTGTACTCCTCGCTCCAATCAGCACCCAAGAAGAGAAAATTAAGTCAGGATGGACTTGTACACGTGAAGCAGGTGCAGCGA GAACCGGAACTGGGCACAGTGGAGCACagctgcagcagcagcagcgcCGTCCTCGATGGCGACGAGGTGGCAGATAACAGCTACGTTGACGCCAGTTACCAGTGCATCCGATTCCACCCCTTCCAGCAGACCTCCTGGCACGTCCTATGCGACCACAACCTGAAGGAGCTTCCCGTGCCTCACTACCGCGTGGACGCAGACAAGGGGTTCAACTTCAGCAACTCGGACGACGCGTTCGTCTGCCAGAAGAAGAACCATTTTCAG ATCACTTGCCACGCACAGCTCCAAGGCGAGGCTATATTCGTCCGAACCGGTGAGGGTTTGAAAAAGATAAGTAGCTTCCAGTTACACTTTTATGGCGTCAAAGTTGAGTCCCCGACGCAGACGATCAGAGTGGAGCAGAGCCAAAGCGACAGAAGCAAGAAACCTTTTCATCCTGTGAC GGTGGAACTCGGCGGTGAACGAGTTACGAAGGTAACCGTTGGCCGTCTACACTTCAGCGAAACGACCAGCAACAACATGAGGAAGAAAGGGAAACCGAACCCGGATCAGAGATATTTTCATTTGGTCGTCGGCCTGCACGCTCACACTGCGGACCAGGCGAGCTACCAGGTCGTGGCTCACGCATCGGAGAGAATAATTGTTAGG GCAAGTAATCCAGGGCAATTTGAATCAGAAGGTAGTGGGGTAGGTGCTGAAGGGGGTTGGCAAAGGGGAGCGGCTCCAGACAGTGTTTATCATGCTGGTCGAGTTGGTATTAACACAGACAGGCCAGACGAAGCTCTGGTGGTCCATGGCAACATGAAG GTGACTGGACACATTGTCCAACCCAGTGACGCACGGGCAAAGCAGAACGTGCAGGAGGTGGACACGCGTGAACAGTTGCGTAACGTGCAGCAGTTGAGGGTAGTTCGCTATAGATATGCCCCAGAATTTGCACAGCATTCTGGCTTAGGGATCAAACATCAGGAAGACACTGGAGTGATAGCGCAAGAAGTTCAGCAGATCCTACCAGAAGCTGTGCTACCAGCGGGTGACATAGTTCTTCCAAATGGTCAAAGGATTGAGAACTTTTTAGTGGTGAATAAGGAAAGGATATTTATGGAGAATGTCGGTGCTGTAAAGGAACTATGTAAA GTAACAGATAGTTTGGAGACTCGAATAGACCAACTGGAGAGAATAAACAAACGGTTAGCGAAGTTGAAGAGAGGCGACAGTCTCAAGAGTTCCATTAGTACAATATCTAGTATATCAAGTAACAAATACTCATCCTCTATCAATAATAAGACCACTGTACAGGGAAAAGCGAAGAAGAGCGATCGAGAAGACGAGCTTCTGTGCAGCAACAAATTTATTCAGATTATCATCGTTATACTTATCCTCATCATGGCCTTTTG CTTAGTCGCAATGGCAACTTTATATTTCTTAGAGTATCAAAAGCGTAGTAGTCTCGAGTGGTCGGCAGTAGCCAGCAATGGAATGTTGGCTATTAGACCAGCCCATCCAGCGATAGTATCGAGTACTCCTAATTACGATCCTCGATACAATTCGTTATTGGACAGCACACTGTCGTCGTATACCAAACATGGATCGCACAGTAGAGCTTCAGATGGTAGTTTGTCCATTAGAAGTAACGCATTTTCCACACAAGCGCCACATACGAAACAACAACTTTATTCACGAGAAATAACTTGGTATCCTATAAGTCATTCAGGTCCGCAACCAAAACTTGAAAAAAATAG CGAATTCCCTGGAAATTGGTTGAGCAAAAGTGGCGTAGGCGCTGTTCCCAGTAATGTGGATGAAAATGATCAAGGGTCAGATGTCGATTCTTCGTCTCTGAATAAGGGTCCAACTCCTTTGGGTAGACCAGTGAACTGTCCCAGACATTTTAGTGAATTTGAAAATCAGTGTCAG GTATATTGTTGCACAACTAAAATCCATCAATTTGAAGATCCCCAGCCTGATCACCCTCCAGAAAAGAAATCAATTT CAGATCATATAGAACAACCACTGAACGTGCACGAAGAGAAACGCAAAATAAGCAAAGGTTTTCAGAATGGTATCAGTCCATCCGATCCGAGCACGCAAACACTTGTCAAAGAG AATAATTACAAGTATTTACATAAGAGAACAAGAAGGGAAACTAGTGGTGGGGACTGGGGAGAAGTCGCCAGTAATGCAGCGGGATCATTACCACCAGAACCTAAGCCCCAGCTGTGGGTAGTTGCAGAAAGTTTTAACACTTCCCTTGATCAAAAGTATTGCTCTGCATCTTCGCAGGATACATCGAACAACATTACTTGTATTATACCTTTATCCAAATACATGCCAGATACTCACCTCACCTTACATTTTGT TGGAATGCCTTGGTACTGGCAAGTAGTACAGCAGTGCTCTTCGACGACAAGCCCCAGCGTCGATGAATCTGTGACATGTGGTCGGAAATACGCATTGCAACAGCAAGCTCAATTTATCGAAAACAACAATCAGCCAGGAGACCAATCGTTTACCCTTGATGTTGCTCATTATCTCAGGAAAACATTGAGGTTTCGTGTGCCCACTGTACAACCACAGGAG AATATTTGCAAGAACAAACATGGCGTCGATTATTCAGAATATACATTGCATTTTTATCGAGATTGCGACGAATGA